Proteins from one Eriocheir sinensis breed Jianghai 21 chromosome 27, ASM2467909v1, whole genome shotgun sequence genomic window:
- the LOC127004045 gene encoding uncharacterized protein LOC127004045 isoform X44, whose product MVSCEGSFSSFSVTTTSFVLLPGRISFVISVRSVIRGPSPFSVTFLVSTEVSLMASCEGSFSSFSVTSTSFVLLPGRISFVISVRSVIRGPSPFSVTFLVSTEVSLMASCEGSFSSFSVTTTSFVLLPGRISFVISVRSVIRGPSTFSVTFLVSREVSLMVSREGSFSSFSVTSTSFVLLPGRISFVISVRSVIRGPSPFSVTFLVSREDSLMVSCEGSFSSFSVTKVSFVLLPGRISFVISVRSVIRGPSTFSVTFLVSREVSLMVSCEGSLSSFSVTKVSFVLLPGRISFVISVRSTL is encoded by the exons atggtttcctgtgaaggtagtttttcttctttttctgttactacaacttcattcgttttattgccgggcagaatctcctttgttatctctgttcgttctgttatcagaggtccatcgccattttctgtaacattcttagtctccacagaagtctccttaatggcttcctgtgaag gaagtttttcttctttttctgttacttcaacttcattcgttttattgccgggtagaatctcctttgttatctctgttcgttctgttatcagaggtccatcgccattttctgtaacattcttagtctccacagaagtctccttaatggcttcctgtgaaggtagtttttcttctttttctgttactacaacttcattcgttttattgccgggcagaatctcctttgttatctctgttcgttctgttatcagaggtccatcgacattttctgtaacattcttagtctcgagagaagtatccttaatggtttcccgtgaaggtagtttttcttctttttctgttacttcaacttcattcgttttattgccgggcagaatctcctttgttatctctgttcgttctgttatcagaggtccatcgccattttctgtaacattcttagtctcgagagaagattccttaatggtttcctgtgaaggtagtttttcttctttctctgttactaaagtttcattcgttttattgccgggcagaatctcctttgttatctctgttcgttctgttatcagag gtccatcgacattttctgtaacattcttagtctcgagagaagtctccttaatggtttcctgtgaag gtagtctttcttctttctctgttactaaagtttcattcgttttattgccgggcagaatctcctttgttatctctgttcgttctactttatgA
- the LOC127004045 gene encoding uncharacterized protein LOC127004045 isoform X25, with product MVSCEGSFSSFSVTTTSFVLLPGRISFVISVRSVIRGPSPFSVTFLVSTEVSLMASCEGSFSSFSVTSTSFVLLPGRISFVISVRSVIRGPSPFSVTFLVSTEVSLMASCEGSFSSFSVTTTSFVLLPGRISFVISVRSVIRGPSTFSVTFLVSREVSLMVSREGSFSSFSVTSTSFVLLPGRISFVISVRSVIRGPSPFSVTFLVSREDSLMVSCEGSFSSFSVTKVSFVLLPGRISFVISVRSVIRGPSPFSVTFLVSTEVSLMVSCEGSFSSFSVTSTSFVLLPGRISFVISVRSVIRGPSTFSVTFLVSTEVSLMVSCEGSLSSFSVTKVSFVLLPGRISFVISVRSTL from the exons atggtttcctgtgaaggtagtttttcttctttttctgttactacaacttcattcgttttattgccgggcagaatctcctttgttatctctgttcgttctgttatcagaggtccatcgccattttctgtaacattcttagtctccacagaagtctccttaatggcttcctgtgaag gaagtttttcttctttttctgttacttcaacttcattcgttttattgccgggtagaatctcctttgttatctctgttcgttctgttatcagaggtccatcgccattttctgtaacattcttagtctccacagaagtctccttaatggcttcctgtgaaggtagtttttcttctttttctgttactacaacttcattcgttttattgccgggcagaatctcctttgttatctctgttcgttctgttatcagaggtccatcgacattttctgtaacattcttagtctcgagagaagtatccttaatggtttcccgtgaaggtagtttttcttctttttctgttacttcaacttcattcgttttattgccgggcagaatctcctttgttatctctgttcgttctgttatcagaggtccatcgccattttctgtaacattcttagtctcgagagaagattccttaatggtttcctgtgaaggtagtttttcttctttctctgttactaaagtttcattcgttttattgccgggcagaatctcctttgttatctctgttcgttctgttatcagag gtccatcgccattttctgtaacattcttagtttCCACAGaggtctccttaatggtttcctgtgaaggtagtttttcttctttttctgttacttcaacttcattcgttttattgccaggcagaatctcctttgttatctctgttcgttctgttatcagag gtccatcgacattttctgtaacattcttagtctccacagaagtctccttaatggtttcctgtgaaggtagtctttcttctttctctgttactaaagtttcattcgttttattgccgggcagaatctcctttgttatctctgttcgttctactttatgA
- the LOC127004045 gene encoding uncharacterized protein LOC127004045 isoform X46 has protein sequence MVSCEGSFSSFSVTTTSFVLLPGRISFVISVRSVIRGPSPFSVTFLVSTEVSLMASCEGSFSSFSVTSTSFVLLPGRISFVISVRSVIRGPSPFSVTFLVSTEVSLMASCEGSFSSFSVTTTSFVLLPGRISFVISVRSVIRGPSTFSVTFLVSREVSLMVSREGSFSSFSVTSTSFVLLPGRISFVISVRSVIRGPSPFSVTFLVSREDSLMVSCEGSFSSFSVTTTSFVLLPGRISFVISVRSVIRGPSPFSVTFLVSTEVSLMVSCEGSLSSFSVTKVSFVLLPGRISFVISVRSTL, from the exons atggtttcctgtgaaggtagtttttcttctttttctgttactacaacttcattcgttttattgccgggcagaatctcctttgttatctctgttcgttctgttatcagaggtccatcgccattttctgtaacattcttagtctccacagaagtctccttaatggcttcctgtgaag gaagtttttcttctttttctgttacttcaacttcattcgttttattgccgggtagaatctcctttgttatctctgttcgttctgttatcagaggtccatcgccattttctgtaacattcttagtctccacagaagtctccttaatggcttcctgtgaaggtagtttttcttctttttctgttactacaacttcattcgttttattgccgggcagaatctcctttgttatctctgttcgttctgttatcagaggtccatcgacattttctgtaacattcttagtctcgagagaagtatccttaatggtttcccgtgaaggtagtttttcttctttttctgttacttcaacttcattcgttttattgccgggcagaatctcctttgttatctctgttcgttctgttatcagaggtccatcgccattttctgtaacattcttagtctcgagagaagattccttaatggtttcctgtgaag gtagtttttcttctttttctgttactacaacttcattcgttttattgcctggcagaatctcctttgttatctctgttcgttctgttatcagag gtccatcgccattttctgtaacattcttagtctccacagaagtctccttaatggtttcctgtgaag gtagtctttcttctttctctgttactaaagtttcattcgttttattgccgggcagaatctcctttgttatctctgttcgttctactttatgA
- the LOC127004045 gene encoding uncharacterized protein LOC127004045 isoform X6: MVSCEGSFSSFSVTTTSFVLLPGRISFVISVRSVIRGPSPFSVTFLVSTEVSLMASCEGSFSSFSVTSTSFVLLPGRISFVISVRSVIRGPSPFSVTFLVSTEVSLMASCEGSFSSFSVTTTSFVLLPGRISFVISVRSVIRGPSTFSVTFLVSREVSLMVSREGSFSSFSVTSTSFVLLPGRISFVISVRSVIRGPSPFSVTFLVSREDSLMVSCEGSFSSFSVTKVSFVLLPGRISFVISVRSVIRGPSPFSVTFLVSTEVSLMVSCEGSFSSFSVTSTSFVLLPGRISFVISVRSVIRGPSTFSVTFLVSREVSLMVSCEGSFSSFSVTKVSFVLLPGRISFVISVRSVIRGPSTFSVTFLVSTEVSLMVSCEGSLSSFSVTKVSFVLLPGRISFVISVRSTL; encoded by the exons atggtttcctgtgaaggtagtttttcttctttttctgttactacaacttcattcgttttattgccgggcagaatctcctttgttatctctgttcgttctgttatcagaggtccatcgccattttctgtaacattcttagtctccacagaagtctccttaatggcttcctgtgaag gaagtttttcttctttttctgttacttcaacttcattcgttttattgccgggtagaatctcctttgttatctctgttcgttctgttatcagaggtccatcgccattttctgtaacattcttagtctccacagaagtctccttaatggcttcctgtgaaggtagtttttcttctttttctgttactacaacttcattcgttttattgccgggcagaatctcctttgttatctctgttcgttctgttatcagaggtccatcgacattttctgtaacattcttagtctcgagagaagtatccttaatggtttcccgtgaaggtagtttttcttctttttctgttacttcaacttcattcgttttattgccgggcagaatctcctttgttatctctgttcgttctgttatcagaggtccatcgccattttctgtaacattcttagtctcgagagaagattccttaatggtttcctgtgaaggtagtttttcttctttctctgttactaaagtttcattcgttttattgccgggcagaatctcctttgttatctctgttcgttctgttatcagag gtccatcgccattttctgtaacattcttagtttCCACAGaggtctccttaatggtttcctgtgaaggtagtttttcttctttttctgttacttcaacttcattcgttttattgccaggcagaatctcctttgttatctctgttcgttctgttatcagag gtccatcgacattttctgtaacattcttagtctcgagagaagtctccttaatggtttcctgtgaag gtagtttttcttctttctctgttactaaagtttcattcgttttattgccgggcagaatctcctttgttatctctgttcgttctgttatcagaggtccatcgacattttctgtaacattcttagtctccacagaagtctccttaatggtttcctgtgaaggtagtctttcttctttctctgttactaaagtttcattcgttttattgccgggcagaatctcctttgttatctctgttcgttctactttatgA
- the LOC127004045 gene encoding uncharacterized protein LOC127004045 isoform X45 yields MVSCEGSFSSFSVTTTSFVLLPGRISFVISVRSVIRGPSPFSVTFLVSTEVSLMASCEGSFSSFSVTSTSFVLLPGRISFVISVRSVIRGPSPFSVTFLVSTEVSLMASCEGSFSSFSVTTTSFVLLPGRISFVISVRSVIRGPSTFSVTFLVSREVSLMVSREGSFSSFSVTSTSFVLLPGRISFVISVRSVIRGPSPFSVTFLVSREDSLMVSCEGSFSSFSVTKVSFVLLPGRISFVISVRSVIRGLSPFSVTFLVSREDSLMASCEGSFSSFSVITTSFVLLPGRISFVISVRSTL; encoded by the exons atggtttcctgtgaaggtagtttttcttctttttctgttactacaacttcattcgttttattgccgggcagaatctcctttgttatctctgttcgttctgttatcagaggtccatcgccattttctgtaacattcttagtctccacagaagtctccttaatggcttcctgtgaag gaagtttttcttctttttctgttacttcaacttcattcgttttattgccgggtagaatctcctttgttatctctgttcgttctgttatcagaggtccatcgccattttctgtaacattcttagtctccacagaagtctccttaatggcttcctgtgaaggtagtttttcttctttttctgttactacaacttcattcgttttattgccgggcagaatctcctttgttatctctgttcgttctgttatcagaggtccatcgacattttctgtaacattcttagtctcgagagaagtatccttaatggtttcccgtgaaggtagtttttcttctttttctgttacttcaacttcattcgttttattgccgggcagaatctcctttgttatctctgttcgttctgttatcagaggtccatcgccattttctgtaacattcttagtctcgagagaagattccttaatggtttcctgtgaaggtagtttttcttctttctctgttactaaagtttcattcgttttattgccgggcagaatctcctttgttatctctgttcgttctgttatcagaggtctatcgccattttctgtaacattcttagtctcgagaGAAGATTCCTTAATggcttcctgtgaag gtagtttttcttctttttctgttattacaacttcattcgttttattgccgggcagaatctcctttgttatctctgttcgttctactttatgA
- the LOC127004045 gene encoding uncharacterized protein LOC127004045 isoform X28 → MVSCEGSFSSFSVTTTSFVLLPGRISFVISVRSVIRGPSPFSVTFLVSTEVSLMASCEGSFSSFSVTSTSFVLLPGRISFVISVRSVIRGPSPFSVTFLVSTEVSLMASCEGSFSSFSVTTTSFVLLPGRISFVISVRSVIRGPSTFSVTFLVSREVSLMVSREGSFSSFSVTSTSFVLLPGRISFVISVRSVIRGPSPFSVTFLVSREDSLMVSCEGSFSSFSVTKVSFVLLPGRISFVISVRSVIRGPSPFSVTFLVSTEVSLMVSCEGSFSSFSVTSTSFVLLPGRISFVISVRSVIRGPSPFSVTFLVSTEVSLMVSCEGSFSSFSVITTSFVLLPGRISFVISVRSTL, encoded by the exons atggtttcctgtgaaggtagtttttcttctttttctgttactacaacttcattcgttttattgccgggcagaatctcctttgttatctctgttcgttctgttatcagaggtccatcgccattttctgtaacattcttagtctccacagaagtctccttaatggcttcctgtgaag gaagtttttcttctttttctgttacttcaacttcattcgttttattgccgggtagaatctcctttgttatctctgttcgttctgttatcagaggtccatcgccattttctgtaacattcttagtctccacagaagtctccttaatggcttcctgtgaaggtagtttttcttctttttctgttactacaacttcattcgttttattgccgggcagaatctcctttgttatctctgttcgttctgttatcagaggtccatcgacattttctgtaacattcttagtctcgagagaagtatccttaatggtttcccgtgaaggtagtttttcttctttttctgttacttcaacttcattcgttttattgccgggcagaatctcctttgttatctctgttcgttctgttatcagaggtccatcgccattttctgtaacattcttagtctcgagagaagattccttaatggtttcctgtgaaggtagtttttcttctttctctgttactaaagtttcattcgttttattgccgggcagaatctcctttgttatctctgttcgttctgttatcagag gtccatcgccattttctgtaacattcttagtttCCACAGaggtctccttaatggtttcctgtgaaggtagtttttcttctttttctgttacttcaacttcattcgttttattgccaggcagaatctcctttgttatctctgttcgttctgttatcagaggtccatcgccattttctgtaacattcttagtctccacagaagtctccttaatggtttcctgtgaag gtagtttttcttctttttctgttattacaacttcattcgttttattgccgggcagaatctcctttgttatctctgttcgttctactttatgA
- the LOC127004045 gene encoding uncharacterized protein LOC127004045 isoform X26, with protein sequence MVSCEGSFSSFSVTTTSFVLLPGRISFVISVRSVIRGPSPFSVTFLVSTEVSLMASCEGSFSSFSVTSTSFVLLPGRISFVISVRSVIRGPSPFSVTFLVSTEVSLMASCEGSFSSFSVTTTSFVLLPGRISFVISVRSVIRGPSTFSVTFLVSREVSLMVSREGSFSSFSVTSTSFVLLPGRISFVISVRSVIRGPSPFSVTFLVSREDSLMVSCEGSFSSFSVTKVSFVLLPGRISFVISVRSVIRGPSPFSVTFLVSTEVSLMVSCEGSFSSFSVTSTSFVLLPGRISFVISVRSVIRGPSPFSVTFLVSTEVSLMVSCEGSLSSFSVTKVSFVLLPGRISFVISVRSTL encoded by the exons atggtttcctgtgaaggtagtttttcttctttttctgttactacaacttcattcgttttattgccgggcagaatctcctttgttatctctgttcgttctgttatcagaggtccatcgccattttctgtaacattcttagtctccacagaagtctccttaatggcttcctgtgaag gaagtttttcttctttttctgttacttcaacttcattcgttttattgccgggtagaatctcctttgttatctctgttcgttctgttatcagaggtccatcgccattttctgtaacattcttagtctccacagaagtctccttaatggcttcctgtgaaggtagtttttcttctttttctgttactacaacttcattcgttttattgccgggcagaatctcctttgttatctctgttcgttctgttatcagaggtccatcgacattttctgtaacattcttagtctcgagagaagtatccttaatggtttcccgtgaaggtagtttttcttctttttctgttacttcaacttcattcgttttattgccgggcagaatctcctttgttatctctgttcgttctgttatcagaggtccatcgccattttctgtaacattcttagtctcgagagaagattccttaatggtttcctgtgaaggtagtttttcttctttctctgttactaaagtttcattcgttttattgccgggcagaatctcctttgttatctctgttcgttctgttatcagag gtccatcgccattttctgtaacattcttagtttCCACAGaggtctccttaatggtttcctgtgaaggtagtttttcttctttttctgttacttcaacttcattcgttttattgccaggcagaatctcctttgttatctctgttcgttctgttatcagaggtccatcgccattttctgtaacattcttagtctccacagaagtctccttaatggtttcctgtgaag gtagtctttcttctttctctgttactaaagtttcattcgttttattgccgggcagaatctcctttgttatctctgttcgttctactttatgA
- the LOC127004045 gene encoding uncharacterized protein LOC127004045 isoform X29: protein MVSCEGSFSSFSVTTTSFVLLPGRISFVISVRSVIRGPSPFSVTFLVSTEVSLMASCEGSFSSFSVTSTSFVLLPGRISFVISVRSVIRGPSPFSVTFLVSTEVSLMASCEGSFSSFSVTTTSFVLLPGRISFVISVRSVIRGPSTFSVTFLVSREVSLMVSREGSFSSFSVTSTSFVLLPGRISFVISVRSVIRGPSPFSVTFLVSREDSLMVSCEGSFSSFSVTKVSFVLLPGRISFVISVRSVIRGPSPFSVTFLVSTEVSLMVSCEGSFSSFSVTSTSFVLLPGRISFVISVRSVIRGPSTFSVTFLVSREVSLMVSCEGSLSSFSVTKVSFVLLPGRISFVISVRSTL from the exons atggtttcctgtgaaggtagtttttcttctttttctgttactacaacttcattcgttttattgccgggcagaatctcctttgttatctctgttcgttctgttatcagaggtccatcgccattttctgtaacattcttagtctccacagaagtctccttaatggcttcctgtgaag gaagtttttcttctttttctgttacttcaacttcattcgttttattgccgggtagaatctcctttgttatctctgttcgttctgttatcagaggtccatcgccattttctgtaacattcttagtctccacagaagtctccttaatggcttcctgtgaaggtagtttttcttctttttctgttactacaacttcattcgttttattgccgggcagaatctcctttgttatctctgttcgttctgttatcagaggtccatcgacattttctgtaacattcttagtctcgagagaagtatccttaatggtttcccgtgaaggtagtttttcttctttttctgttacttcaacttcattcgttttattgccgggcagaatctcctttgttatctctgttcgttctgttatcagaggtccatcgccattttctgtaacattcttagtctcgagagaagattccttaatggtttcctgtgaaggtagtttttcttctttctctgttactaaagtttcattcgttttattgccgggcagaatctcctttgttatctctgttcgttctgttatcagag gtccatcgccattttctgtaacattcttagtttCCACAGaggtctccttaatggtttcctgtgaaggtagtttttcttctttttctgttacttcaacttcattcgttttattgccaggcagaatctcctttgttatctctgttcgttctgttatcagag gtccatcgacattttctgtaacattcttagtctcgagagaagtctccttaatggtttcctgtgaag gtagtctttcttctttctctgttactaaagtttcattcgttttattgccgggcagaatctcctttgttatctctgttcgttctactttatgA
- the LOC127004045 gene encoding uncharacterized protein LOC127004045 isoform X21 produces MVSCEGSFSSFSVTTTSFVLLPGRISFVISVRSVIRGPSPFSVTFLVSTEVSLMASCEGSFSSFSVTSTSFVLLPGRISFVISVRSVIRGPSPFSVTFLVSTEVSLMASCEGSFSSFSVTTTSFVLLPGRISFVISVRSVIRGPSTFSVTFLVSREVSLMVSREGSFSSFSVTSTSFVLLPGRISFVISVRSVIRGPSPFSVTFLVSREDSLMVSCEGSFSSFSVTKVSFVLLPGRISFVISVRSVIRGPSTFSVTFLVSREVSLMVSCEGSFSSFSVTKVSFVLLPGRISFVISVRSVIRGPSTFSVTFLVSTEVSLMVSCEGSLSSFSVTKVSFVLLPGRISFVISVRSTL; encoded by the exons atggtttcctgtgaaggtagtttttcttctttttctgttactacaacttcattcgttttattgccgggcagaatctcctttgttatctctgttcgttctgttatcagaggtccatcgccattttctgtaacattcttagtctccacagaagtctccttaatggcttcctgtgaag gaagtttttcttctttttctgttacttcaacttcattcgttttattgccgggtagaatctcctttgttatctctgttcgttctgttatcagaggtccatcgccattttctgtaacattcttagtctccacagaagtctccttaatggcttcctgtgaaggtagtttttcttctttttctgttactacaacttcattcgttttattgccgggcagaatctcctttgttatctctgttcgttctgttatcagaggtccatcgacattttctgtaacattcttagtctcgagagaagtatccttaatggtttcccgtgaaggtagtttttcttctttttctgttacttcaacttcattcgttttattgccgggcagaatctcctttgttatctctgttcgttctgttatcagaggtccatcgccattttctgtaacattcttagtctcgagagaagattccttaatggtttcctgtgaaggtagtttttcttctttctctgttactaaagtttcattcgttttattgccgggcagaatctcctttgttatctctgttcgttctgttatcagag gtccatcgacattttctgtaacattcttagtctcgagagaagtctccttaatggtttcctgtgaag gtagtttttcttctttctctgttactaaagtttcattcgttttattgccgggcagaatctcctttgttatctctgttcgttctgttatcagaggtccatcgacattttctgtaacattcttagtctccacagaagtctccttaatggtttcctgtgaaggtagtctttcttctttctctgttactaaagtttcattcgttttattgccgggcagaatctcctttgttatctctgttcgttctactttatgA
- the LOC127004045 gene encoding uncharacterized protein LOC127004045 isoform X15, translated as MVSCEGSFSSFSVTTTSFVLLPGRISFVISVRSVIRGPSPFSVTFLVSTEVSLMASCEGSFSSFSVTSTSFVLLPGRISFVISVRSVIRGPSPFSVTFLVSTEVSLMASCEGSFSSFSVTTTSFVLLPGRISFVISVRSVIRGPSTFSVTFLVSREVSLMVSREGSFSSFSVTSTSFVLLPGRISFVISVRSVIRGPSPFSVTFLVSREDSLMVSCEGSFSSFSVTKVSFVLLPGRISFVISVRSVIRGPSPFSVTFLVSTEVSLMVSCEGSFSSFSVTSTSFVLLPGRISFVISVRSVIRGPSPFSVTFLVSTEVSLMVSCEGSFSFSVTSTSFVLLPGRISFVISVRSVIRGPSTFSVTFLVSTEVSLMVSCEGSLSSFSVTKVSFVLLPGRISFVISVRSTL; from the exons atggtttcctgtgaaggtagtttttcttctttttctgttactacaacttcattcgttttattgccgggcagaatctcctttgttatctctgttcgttctgttatcagaggtccatcgccattttctgtaacattcttagtctccacagaagtctccttaatggcttcctgtgaag gaagtttttcttctttttctgttacttcaacttcattcgttttattgccgggtagaatctcctttgttatctctgttcgttctgttatcagaggtccatcgccattttctgtaacattcttagtctccacagaagtctccttaatggcttcctgtgaaggtagtttttcttctttttctgttactacaacttcattcgttttattgccgggcagaatctcctttgttatctctgttcgttctgttatcagaggtccatcgacattttctgtaacattcttagtctcgagagaagtatccttaatggtttcccgtgaaggtagtttttcttctttttctgttacttcaacttcattcgttttattgccgggcagaatctcctttgttatctctgttcgttctgttatcagaggtccatcgccattttctgtaacattcttagtctcgagagaagattccttaatggtttcctgtgaaggtagtttttcttctttctctgttactaaagtttcattcgttttattgccgggcagaatctcctttgttatctctgttcgttctgttatcagag gtccatcgccattttctgtaacattcttagtttCCACAGaggtctccttaatggtttcctgtgaaggtagtttttcttctttttctgttacttcaacttcattcgttttattgccaggcagaatctcctttgttatctctgttcgttctgttatcagaggtccatcgccattttctgtaacattcttagtctccacagaagtctccttaatggtttcctgtgaaggtagtttttctttttctgttacttcaacttcattcgttttattgcctggcagaatctcctttgttatctctgttcgttctgttatcagag gtccatcgacattttctgtaacattcttagtctccacagaagtctccttaatggtttcctgtgaaggtagtctttcttctttctctgttactaaagtttcattcgttttattgccgggcagaatctcctttgttatctctgttcgttctactttatgA